A window of the Kosakonia sp. BYX6 genome harbors these coding sequences:
- the phnE gene encoding phosphonate ABC transporter, permease protein PhnE yields MNTSNTPFEQYYQQIRLRQKRDTVTWSLVLLALYFTAGSAAEFNLFTIWHSLPNFLDYMLETVPTLHWAQLFADSHTKGSLAYWGYRLPIQLPLIWETLQLALAATLVSFAAATVLAFLAAGNTWSPPALRIAIRTLVAFLRTMPELAWAVIFVMAFGIGAIPGFLALALHTIGSLTKLFYEAVESAQDRPVRGLAACGATHLQRIRFALWPQVKPIFLSYGFMRLEINFRSSTILGLVGAGGIGQELMTNIKLDRYDQVSITLLLIIIVVSLLDTLSGRLRQWVVEGKK; encoded by the coding sequence ATGAACACGTCGAATACGCCATTTGAACAGTATTACCAACAGATCAGGCTGCGCCAGAAACGCGATACTGTCACCTGGTCTTTGGTGTTGCTGGCGCTCTATTTCACCGCCGGAAGCGCGGCTGAGTTTAACCTGTTTACGATTTGGCACTCGCTGCCCAACTTTCTCGATTACATGCTGGAAACCGTGCCGACGCTGCACTGGGCGCAGTTGTTCGCAGACAGCCACACCAAAGGTTCGCTGGCGTACTGGGGTTACCGTTTGCCGATCCAGCTCCCGCTGATTTGGGAAACCCTGCAACTGGCGCTGGCCGCCACGCTGGTCTCTTTTGCCGCGGCCACGGTGCTGGCTTTTCTGGCGGCGGGCAACACCTGGTCGCCGCCTGCGCTGCGCATTGCCATTCGCACACTGGTGGCGTTTTTACGCACCATGCCCGAGCTTGCCTGGGCGGTGATTTTTGTGATGGCCTTTGGCATCGGCGCGATCCCCGGTTTCCTGGCGCTGGCGCTGCACACCATCGGCAGCCTGACCAAGCTGTTTTATGAAGCGGTGGAGAGCGCGCAAGACAGGCCGGTGCGCGGGCTGGCCGCCTGCGGCGCCACGCATTTGCAACGCATTCGGTTTGCACTCTGGCCGCAAGTCAAACCAATTTTCCTCTCTTACGGCTTTATGCGCCTGGAGATTAACTTCCGTTCGTCCACCATTCTCGGCCTGGTGGGCGCGGGCGGCATCGGCCAGGAGCTGATGACCAATATCAAACTCGACCGCTACGATCAGGTCAGTATCACCTTGCTGCTGATCATTATTGTGGTGTCGCTGCTGGATACGCTGTCGGGTCGTTTGCGCCAGTGGGTGGTGGAGGGGAAAAAATGA
- a CDS encoding succinylglutamate desuccinylase/aspartoacylase family protein — protein MSTVFTHIDFNQPGKQVGFAHLPLSAHNDAWGTIAMPVAVIANGEGPTLLITGAIHGDEYEGPIIINELIRTLTAGQVRGRIILLPCANTPALRASMRVSPLDNKNLARVFPGNPWGTPTEQIAAWIHDALFPLCDFYLDLHSGGSSLFIEESAQVVVTEELSPQVREQSEAMARAFGATLTVVTNNMGDPRTSCGSAANLGIPAIAAEMGWNGSISPRGVKRTRAAVERVLNHLGLIQSDPVAAEASQQVFIPPGGNLLSPGDGWFESVVDIGDVVNAGDLAGWLHRLSEPEAAPQAVRFAIGGRIYSQRTFGATAQGNSLAVLVQDLPVEEKA, from the coding sequence ATGTCGACAGTGTTTACCCATATTGATTTCAACCAGCCCGGCAAACAGGTGGGCTTCGCCCACCTGCCGCTCTCCGCTCATAACGATGCCTGGGGAACCATTGCCATGCCGGTTGCGGTGATCGCCAATGGCGAAGGGCCAACGTTGCTCATCACCGGCGCGATCCACGGTGATGAGTATGAAGGGCCGATCATTATCAATGAGCTGATCCGCACGCTCACCGCCGGGCAGGTGCGTGGGCGCATTATTCTGCTGCCCTGCGCCAACACGCCCGCGCTGCGTGCGTCGATGCGCGTCAGTCCGCTGGACAATAAAAACCTGGCGCGCGTGTTCCCCGGCAACCCGTGGGGAACACCGACCGAGCAGATTGCCGCCTGGATCCACGATGCCCTTTTCCCGTTGTGCGATTTTTACCTCGATCTGCACAGCGGCGGCAGTTCGCTGTTTATTGAAGAGAGCGCGCAAGTCGTGGTGACAGAAGAACTCAGCCCGCAAGTGCGCGAGCAGAGCGAAGCGATGGCGCGCGCGTTCGGCGCTACGCTGACGGTCGTCACCAACAATATGGGCGACCCGCGCACCAGTTGCGGCTCTGCCGCCAATCTCGGCATTCCGGCGATTGCCGCCGAAATGGGCTGGAATGGCAGCATTTCTCCGCGCGGTGTGAAACGCACCCGTGCGGCGGTCGAGCGCGTACTGAACCACCTGGGGCTGATCCAGTCTGATCCCGTGGCGGCAGAAGCGTCGCAACAGGTGTTTATTCCGCCAGGCGGGAATTTACTGTCGCCGGGCGACGGCTGGTTCGAATCGGTCGTGGACATTGGCGATGTGGTGAACGCGGGCGATCTGGCGGGATGGCTGCATCGCCTGTCGGAGCCGGAAGCCGCGCCGCAGGCGGTGCGCTTTGCTATTGGCGGGCGCATTTACTCACAACGCACCTTTGGCGCGACCGCGCAGGGCAACAGCCTGGCGGTACTGGTGCAAGATTTACCCGTGGAGGAAAAAGCATGA
- a CDS encoding threonine ammonia-lyase encodes MSSDITANDYLAALDRVRPWVRKTPLVEAAPWQPVAGIELRLKAESCQVTGSFKARGAFNRVLNLPTDVREQGLATASGGNFGAAVAYVGQQLALPADIFVMNTSTELTRQRIESYGAQLTVEGDFWDQSWDAAGARIAQTGGALLHPYADRDVIIGQGTMALEILEQWPEVETLVVSIGGGGLIAGVAQAAKLLKPGIRIIGVEAAGCPMMWTCRQQQQIVKLESVKTIVPILAARSTEAINFALVEQYVDEIVLVPEDQVEASAREVWAATGLAIELGAATAVAAVTRQLFTLKPDEKIAVVLCGSGTNGL; translated from the coding sequence ATGAGTTCTGACATCACCGCCAATGACTATCTCGCTGCGTTAGACCGGGTTCGCCCGTGGGTGCGCAAAACCCCGTTGGTTGAAGCGGCGCCCTGGCAGCCGGTGGCCGGTATCGAACTGCGCCTGAAAGCCGAATCTTGCCAGGTAACCGGTTCGTTTAAAGCGCGCGGCGCGTTTAACCGCGTGTTGAACCTGCCAACCGATGTACGGGAGCAGGGGCTGGCGACCGCTTCAGGCGGCAACTTCGGCGCGGCCGTGGCCTATGTCGGCCAACAACTGGCGCTGCCAGCGGATATTTTTGTGATGAACACCAGCACGGAACTGACCCGTCAGCGGATTGAAAGCTACGGCGCACAACTGACGGTCGAAGGGGATTTCTGGGATCAAAGTTGGGACGCGGCAGGCGCGCGCATCGCGCAAACCGGCGGCGCACTGCTGCATCCTTACGCCGATCGCGATGTGATCATCGGCCAGGGCACGATGGCGCTGGAGATCCTCGAACAGTGGCCGGAAGTCGAGACGCTGGTGGTGTCGATCGGCGGCGGTGGTTTGATTGCCGGTGTCGCGCAGGCGGCGAAACTGCTCAAACCGGGTATTCGCATTATCGGTGTTGAAGCGGCTGGCTGCCCGATGATGTGGACTTGTCGCCAACAGCAGCAGATCGTCAAACTCGAATCGGTGAAAACCATCGTGCCAATTTTGGCGGCGCGCTCGACCGAGGCGATCAACTTTGCGTTAGTCGAGCAATACGTTGATGAGATTGTACTGGTCCCGGAAGATCAGGTTGAAGCTTCGGCGCGCGAAGTGTGGGCGGCAACGGGACTGGCGATTGAGCTGGGCGCGGCGACCGCCGTTGCCGCCGTTACGCGCCAGCTTTTCACCCTGAAGCCGGATGAGAAAATTGCCGTTGTGCTCTGTGGCAGCGGGACTAACGGTCTCTGA
- a CDS encoding transporter substrate-binding domain-containing protein, with product MKMMKKIALIAFCALPLLAQASSLDDIKSRGVLRVATTVDAAPWGYTDASGKATGLDVELAQKLAQEMGVKLQLQQVTGANRIPYLMSRKVDVLIAALGSSPERAKLVSFSKPYAAVYLGIYGNDSVKKVGKLSELGKATIAVPKGSTPDLTLTELYPQGNYLRLEDTASAVSAFLSGQAPMFAENNLIAQKVSQENPAKHIELKYLLRKSPAYIAVRPGQPELMAAINQFIDKSTKDGELPALRQKWFNDEQNDLATEQ from the coding sequence ATGAAAATGATGAAGAAAATTGCACTGATCGCCTTTTGCGCACTGCCGTTACTGGCGCAGGCGAGTTCGCTGGATGACATCAAATCGCGTGGCGTATTGCGCGTTGCGACCACGGTGGATGCCGCGCCCTGGGGCTACACCGACGCGTCCGGCAAAGCGACCGGGCTTGATGTGGAGTTAGCGCAAAAGCTGGCGCAAGAGATGGGCGTGAAGCTGCAACTGCAACAGGTGACCGGCGCGAACCGCATTCCTTATTTAATGTCGCGCAAAGTGGATGTGCTGATTGCCGCCCTCGGCTCCAGCCCGGAACGCGCCAAACTGGTGTCATTCTCCAAACCGTATGCCGCGGTTTATCTGGGCATTTATGGCAATGACAGCGTGAAAAAAGTCGGCAAGCTGAGCGAACTGGGCAAGGCCACCATCGCGGTGCCGAAAGGCTCCACGCCGGATCTGACGCTGACCGAGCTTTACCCGCAAGGTAACTATTTGCGCCTCGAAGATACCGCTTCAGCGGTGAGCGCGTTTCTCTCCGGGCAAGCGCCGATGTTTGCCGAAAACAACCTGATTGCGCAGAAGGTGTCGCAAGAAAATCCGGCAAAACATATCGAACTGAAATACCTGCTGCGTAAAAGCCCGGCCTATATCGCCGTGCGCCCTGGTCAGCCGGAACTGATGGCGGCAATCAACCAGTTTATCGACAAGAGCACCAAAGATGGCGAGCTGCCCGCGCTGCGCCAGAAGTGGTTTAACGACGAACAAAACGACCTGGCAACGGAGCAGTAA
- a CDS encoding RidA family protein, whose translation MNTPMPTPAHTAHCRLADHLHHLGIELPPVPAPVANFVTWRRFGNVLYLSGQGPLEASGHLHTGKVGSEVTIEDAYHHARITGLNLLAVVRQATGDLGRVKSVVKLLGWVNADESFKHHPQVINGCSDLFVQVFGEQIGRGARSAIGAGSLPQNQTVEIEAILELEANSDGLPL comes from the coding sequence ATGAACACGCCCATGCCAACACCAGCTCACACCGCCCATTGCCGACTGGCGGATCACCTGCACCATCTGGGCATTGAGTTGCCGCCGGTCCCTGCGCCGGTGGCGAACTTTGTCACCTGGCGACGTTTCGGCAACGTGCTTTACCTCTCCGGGCAAGGGCCGCTGGAAGCGAGCGGCCATTTGCATACCGGCAAAGTAGGAAGCGAAGTGACCATTGAAGATGCTTACCACCATGCGCGCATCACTGGCTTGAACCTGCTGGCGGTTGTTCGCCAGGCCACCGGCGACCTGGGGCGCGTGAAAAGCGTGGTCAAGTTGCTCGGCTGGGTCAATGCCGATGAGAGCTTCAAACACCATCCGCAGGTCATCAATGGCTGTTCCGATCTGTTCGTGCAGGTGTTTGGCGAACAGATCGGGCGCGGCGCCCGTTCCGCGATTGGCGCCGGATCGTTACCGCAAAACCAGACGGTAGAGATCGAGGCGATCCTCGAACTGGAGGCCAACTCAGATGGATTACCTCTTTGA
- a CDS encoding FadR/GntR family transcriptional regulator has protein sequence MNNSDDITQRIVGHDKTAAVSVYRAIMRAINDGDLKAGDKLPNERELARRFETSRSTIRNVLAMMSTQGLVTRKVGSGSYLSDNLRQHLDDTDRPVAAWHKEVPTYSEILEGRLLFEPMMMTLVASRATSEDFAIMRHHLQGIREAQEWLLYKEHIYAVHQAMFAATRNRFLIQIFDNVIADRRAVQYDGQHSLHSAVSDIVREQTLRELTPLVDALEARDGKLAQKRADDYFTRILASLSVYG, from the coding sequence ATGAACAATAGTGATGACATCACCCAGCGAATTGTCGGACACGACAAGACCGCCGCCGTTAGCGTGTATCGCGCGATTATGCGCGCCATTAACGATGGCGATTTAAAAGCAGGCGATAAGTTGCCCAACGAGCGAGAGCTGGCGCGGCGCTTCGAGACCTCCCGCAGTACGATTCGTAACGTGCTGGCGATGATGTCCACGCAGGGGCTGGTCACACGCAAAGTGGGAAGTGGTTCTTACCTTTCTGACAATTTGCGACAGCATCTTGATGATACGGATCGCCCGGTCGCGGCCTGGCACAAAGAAGTGCCGACCTACAGCGAAATCCTCGAAGGCCGCCTGCTGTTCGAGCCGATGATGATGACGCTGGTTGCCAGCCGCGCCACCAGCGAAGATTTCGCCATCATGCGCCATCACCTGCAAGGGATCCGCGAGGCGCAAGAATGGCTGCTCTACAAAGAGCATATTTACGCCGTCCACCAGGCGATGTTCGCCGCCACCCGCAACCGCTTTCTGATCCAGATTTTCGATAATGTCATCGCCGATCGCCGGGCGGTGCAGTACGACGGCCAGCATTCCCTGCACTCTGCGGTCAGTGACATTGTGCGCGAACAGACCTTGCGCGAACTCACCCCGCTGGTCGATGCGCTGGAAGCCCGCGACGGCAAGCTGGCGCAAAAACGCGCGGATGACTATTTCACCCGCATTCTGGCGTCATTGAGCGTTTACGGTTAA
- a CDS encoding amino acid ABC transporter ATP-binding protein: MALVVINSLKKSFGQNEVLRGINATIERGDIVSIIGKSGSGKSTLLRCINGLEKPDSGSIHVGGLQVGGTPAELQKLRQNVGMVFQSFNLFPHLTAAENVTLAPILTRRISKSEAPALAKRLLEQVGLGQKCDAFPSSLSGGQQQRVAIARALAMSPEVMLFDEATSALDPELVGEVLRVMEDLAKQGMTMIAVTHEMAFARKVSSNVVFMHQGEVWESGPPAEIFGAPRTAELQRFIQTPA; this comes from the coding sequence ATGGCGCTGGTCGTTATTAATTCCCTCAAGAAAAGTTTTGGTCAAAACGAAGTGCTGCGCGGTATCAACGCCACCATCGAACGCGGCGACATTGTGTCGATTATCGGCAAGAGCGGTTCCGGCAAAAGCACGCTGCTGCGCTGCATTAACGGGCTGGAAAAACCCGATAGCGGCTCGATTCACGTGGGCGGTTTGCAGGTCGGTGGAACGCCCGCCGAATTGCAAAAACTGCGGCAAAACGTCGGCATGGTGTTCCAGAGCTTCAACTTGTTTCCCCATCTGACGGCGGCGGAAAACGTCACGCTGGCGCCCATTTTGACGCGGCGCATCAGCAAATCCGAAGCCCCGGCACTGGCAAAACGTTTGCTGGAGCAGGTTGGCCTCGGGCAGAAATGCGATGCCTTTCCCTCCTCCCTGTCCGGCGGGCAACAGCAACGTGTGGCGATTGCCCGCGCGCTGGCGATGTCGCCGGAAGTGATGCTGTTTGATGAAGCGACCTCGGCGCTCGATCCGGAACTGGTCGGCGAAGTCCTGCGCGTAATGGAAGATTTGGCAAAGCAGGGCATGACGATGATTGCCGTCACCCATGAAATGGCCTTCGCCCGTAAAGTTTCCAGCAATGTCGTCTTTATGCACCAGGGCGAAGTCTGGGAAAGCGGGCCACCTGCGGAGATTTTCGGCGCGCCGCGCACCGCGGAATTACAACGATTTATTCAAACCCCAGCCTGA
- the phnD gene encoding phosphonate ABC transporter substrate-binding protein translates to MKKQLSGALRLSALMTGLLLTGQAFAAEQPKELNLGILGGQNATQQIGDNQCVKTFLDKELNVDTKLRNSSDYSGVIQGLLGGKVDVVLSMSPSSYASVYINNPKAVDIVGIAVDDKDKSRGYHSVVIVKADSPYKKLEDLKGKAFGFADPDSTSGFLIPNYAFKQQFGGNADNKYNNTFSSVTFSGGHEQDILGVLNGQFAGAVTWTSMVGDYDTGYSVGAFNRLIRMDHPDLMKQIRIIWESPLIPNGPILVSNSLPADFKAKVITAVKKLDTDNHACFVKAMGGTQHIGPGSVDDFKQIIEMKRELVTAR, encoded by the coding sequence ATGAAAAAGCAACTTTCTGGTGCATTACGTTTATCTGCATTGATGACCGGTCTTCTGCTGACCGGGCAGGCCTTCGCCGCTGAGCAGCCGAAGGAGTTGAATTTGGGGATTTTGGGTGGGCAGAACGCGACCCAGCAAATTGGCGATAACCAGTGCGTAAAAACGTTCCTCGATAAAGAACTCAACGTGGATACCAAACTGCGCAACTCGTCTGATTATTCGGGCGTTATCCAGGGTTTGCTGGGTGGCAAAGTGGACGTGGTGCTGAGCATGTCACCCTCGTCTTACGCCTCGGTGTATATCAACAACCCGAAAGCGGTGGATATCGTGGGGATCGCGGTGGATGACAAAGACAAGTCGCGCGGTTACCACTCGGTGGTGATTGTGAAAGCCGACAGCCCGTACAAAAAACTGGAAGATCTGAAAGGCAAAGCCTTTGGTTTCGCCGACCCGGATTCCACCTCCGGCTTCCTGATCCCGAACTACGCCTTTAAACAGCAGTTCGGCGGCAATGCCGATAATAAATACAACAACACCTTTTCCAGCGTCACTTTCTCTGGCGGCCATGAGCAGGACATTCTTGGCGTGCTGAACGGCCAATTCGCCGGTGCGGTCACCTGGACCTCAATGGTCGGTGATTACGATACTGGTTACAGCGTTGGCGCGTTTAACCGCCTGATTCGTATGGATCACCCTGATCTGATGAAGCAGATCCGCATTATCTGGGAATCGCCGCTTATTCCGAACGGCCCGATTCTGGTGAGTAATAGCCTGCCGGCGGATTTCAAAGCCAAAGTGATTACGGCGGTGAAAAAACTGGATACCGACAACCACGCCTGTTTCGTGAAAGCGATGGGCGGCACCCAGCATATCGGCCCCGGCAGCGTGGATGACTTCAAACAGATTATCGAGATGAAACGCGAACTGGTAACGGCACGTTAA
- a CDS encoding amino acid ABC transporter permease translates to MDYLFDFSALLPYTDVVLEGLLGTAIYAVLSILFGLTLGAVCALTLLYGAKGWQRVVRCYVEFFRNTPSLVQLFLIYFGLPSLGVHLSPPVAGTIALSLYCGAYMTEILRAGLISLPRGLSEAGEALGLSRRQIITHVLTLPAMQNVFPALASQMVLTLIGTSLISQIGVEEIFHNGSFVESRTFRSFEIYLLICGLYFFAVSLMKIVLRLVWYRFQERR, encoded by the coding sequence ATGGATTACCTCTTTGATTTCTCCGCGTTGCTGCCCTACACCGATGTGGTGTTGGAAGGGCTGCTCGGCACGGCGATTTATGCCGTGCTCTCCATCCTGTTTGGCCTGACGCTGGGGGCGGTCTGCGCCCTGACGCTGCTGTATGGCGCAAAAGGCTGGCAGCGCGTCGTGCGCTGTTACGTCGAATTTTTTCGTAACACGCCGTCGCTGGTGCAACTGTTTTTAATCTATTTCGGTTTACCGAGCCTCGGTGTGCATCTCTCGCCGCCGGTGGCGGGCACCATTGCGCTGTCGCTCTATTGCGGGGCGTATATGACCGAAATTCTGCGTGCCGGGCTGATCTCGTTACCGCGCGGTTTGAGCGAGGCGGGCGAAGCGCTGGGCTTGTCGCGTCGGCAAATCATCACGCATGTGCTGACGCTTCCCGCCATGCAGAATGTCTTCCCGGCGCTGGCAAGCCAGATGGTGCTGACATTAATTGGCACCAGCCTGATTTCGCAGATTGGCGTGGAAGAGATTTTCCATAACGGCAGCTTTGTCGAGTCACGCACCTTTCGCAGTTTTGAAATCTACCTGTTGATTTGTGGCCTCTATTTCTTTGCCGTCAGCCTGATGAAAATCGTGCTGCGCTTAGTCTGGTACCGCTTTCAGGAACGGAGGTAA
- the phnE gene encoding phosphonate ABC transporter, permease protein PhnE, which translates to MTNWQAVPNVALSRKLNKHLFQAQGRYLRRLGLVALVVLLYYVWFFMQFGIPLDQALSGMQQIGRYILRMFVWHDFLNWPFGYYFTQIGITLAIVFAGTMTATVFALLLSFFAARNIMRGGVLGTIAFFVRRLFDILRGIDMAIWGLIFVRAVGLGPLAGVLAIIMQDTGLLGRLYAESHEAVDRSPGRGLTAVGASSLQKHRFSTFTQSFPTFLALSLYQIESNTRSAAVLGFVGAGGIGLIYAENMRLWNWDVVMFITVILVMVVMLMDTASAWLRRRYITGKAVPLFDVRDR; encoded by the coding sequence ATGACGAACTGGCAAGCCGTACCGAATGTGGCGCTAAGCCGCAAGCTGAACAAACACCTGTTTCAGGCGCAGGGGCGCTATTTGCGCCGTCTTGGCCTGGTCGCGCTCGTCGTACTGCTCTATTACGTCTGGTTTTTTATGCAGTTCGGCATTCCCCTTGATCAGGCGCTCAGCGGCATGCAGCAAATTGGTCGTTACATTCTGCGCATGTTCGTCTGGCATGATTTTCTCAACTGGCCGTTTGGCTACTACTTCACGCAGATTGGCATCACGCTGGCAATTGTCTTTGCCGGAACAATGACCGCCACCGTGTTCGCGCTGCTGCTGTCGTTCTTTGCCGCGCGCAATATTATGCGCGGCGGGGTTCTCGGCACGATTGCGTTTTTCGTGCGCCGCCTGTTCGATATTCTGCGCGGCATTGATATGGCGATTTGGGGGTTGATTTTCGTGCGTGCCGTCGGCCTCGGGCCGCTCGCCGGGGTGTTAGCGATCATCATGCAGGACACCGGCCTGCTCGGCCGCCTGTACGCCGAAAGCCATGAAGCGGTGGATCGCTCACCGGGGCGCGGGTTAACCGCCGTTGGTGCAAGCAGCCTGCAAAAACACCGCTTCAGCACCTTTACGCAATCCTTCCCGACATTCCTGGCGCTCAGCCTGTACCAGATTGAGTCCAACACCCGCTCGGCGGCGGTGCTCGGTTTTGTCGGCGCGGGCGGGATTGGTCTTATCTACGCGGAAAACATGCGCCTGTGGAACTGGGATGTGGTGATGTTTATCACCGTGATTCTGGTGATGGTGGTGATGCTGATGGATACGGCGTCGGCCTGGTTGCGCCGACGCTATATCACGGGCAAAGCGGTTCCGCTGTTTGATGTCAGAGACCGTTAG
- a CDS encoding amino acid ABC transporter permease, whose product MRGISLSDLWMIISALRWTLILALSTFACGAIIGLLIATARSSHQRWLRTVAWCYVELIQGIPLLGLLFLLFFGVPMLSGIEVSSFIAALTAFSLSAGAFLGEIWRGSIAAVPKGQWEASLSLGISRGQMLRNVIWPQAFRLALPPTVGFSVQLIKNTSLAALVGFVELTRSGQIVSGSTLQPLVIYLLVALCYFALCFPLARLSLQLEARFHGAGRY is encoded by the coding sequence ATGCGCGGTATTTCTCTTAGCGATCTGTGGATGATCATCAGCGCTCTGCGCTGGACGTTGATCCTCGCTCTCAGCACCTTTGCCTGCGGTGCAATCATTGGCCTGTTGATTGCCACCGCGCGCTCCTCCCATCAGCGCTGGCTGCGCACCGTCGCCTGGTGCTATGTCGAATTGATCCAGGGCATTCCGCTGCTTGGTCTGCTGTTTTTGTTGTTCTTCGGCGTGCCGATGCTGAGCGGCATCGAAGTAAGTTCATTCATTGCCGCATTAACGGCGTTTTCCCTCTCTGCGGGCGCGTTCCTTGGAGAAATCTGGCGTGGCAGCATTGCCGCAGTGCCAAAAGGGCAGTGGGAAGCGTCGCTGTCGCTGGGCATTTCTCGTGGGCAAATGCTGCGCAACGTCATTTGGCCGCAGGCATTTCGCCTGGCATTGCCGCCGACGGTGGGCTTCTCGGTGCAACTGATCAAAAACACCTCGCTGGCGGCGCTGGTGGGCTTTGTTGAGCTGACGCGCTCCGGGCAAATCGTCAGTGGCTCAACCTTGCAGCCGTTGGTTATCTACCTGCTGGTGGCGCTCTGTTATTTCGCGCTCTGTTTCCCGCTGGCTCGACTCTCATTACAACTGGAGGCCCGATTCCATGGCGCTGGTCGTTATTAA
- the phnC gene encoding phosphonate ABC transporter ATP-binding protein, whose product MNSALAELSEAPYSSLPQLNTVPAQKVLSVKHLRKAYNEHQTVLHDISFDLHRGEMVGVIGRSGAGKSTLLHVLNGTHSATSGEILSFPDVGTPHDVAHLKGRALNQWRSQCGMIFQDFCLVPRLDVLTNVLLGRLSQTSTLKSLFNVFTDEDRAKAIALLEWLNMLPHALQRAETLSGGQMQRVAICRALIQNPALLLADEPVASLDPKNTSRIMGVLREVSEQGISVMVNLHSVELVKEYCTRVIGVSQGEIIFDDHPSRLTQDVLQALYGDEIGQLH is encoded by the coding sequence ATGAACAGCGCGTTAGCAGAGCTTTCTGAAGCCCCCTATTCGTCTCTGCCCCAATTAAACACCGTTCCGGCGCAAAAAGTGCTGAGCGTGAAGCACTTGCGCAAAGCCTACAACGAACACCAAACGGTGCTGCACGACATCAGTTTTGATCTGCATCGCGGCGAAATGGTTGGCGTGATTGGCCGTTCGGGCGCGGGGAAATCCACGCTGTTGCATGTGTTGAACGGTACCCACAGCGCGACGTCTGGCGAGATCTTAAGCTTCCCCGATGTCGGTACGCCGCACGATGTCGCGCACCTGAAAGGCCGCGCGCTCAACCAGTGGCGCAGCCAGTGCGGGATGATTTTCCAGGATTTCTGCCTGGTGCCGCGCCTCGATGTGCTGACCAACGTCCTGCTCGGCAGACTCAGCCAAACCTCGACGCTCAAATCCCTGTTTAACGTGTTCACCGATGAAGACCGCGCAAAGGCTATTGCGCTGCTGGAGTGGCTGAACATGTTGCCGCATGCCTTGCAGCGCGCGGAAACCCTCTCCGGCGGTCAAATGCAGCGCGTGGCGATTTGCCGGGCGTTGATCCAGAACCCTGCCCTGTTACTGGCGGATGAACCCGTCGCCTCGCTGGACCCGAAAAACACCTCGCGCATCATGGGTGTGCTGCGCGAAGTGAGCGAACAAGGCATCAGCGTGATGGTGAATTTGCACTCCGTTGAGCTGGTGAAGGAGTACTGCACGCGGGTTATCGGCGTTTCTCAAGGAGAGATTATTTTTGACGATCATCCTTCTCGCCTGACGCAGGACGTTCTGCAAGCGCTGTATGGCGATGAGATCGGTCAACTGCATTAA